A genomic window from Silene latifolia isolate original U9 population chromosome Y, ASM4854445v1, whole genome shotgun sequence includes:
- the LOC141632805 gene encoding uncharacterized protein LOC141632805 — translation MSEKISPKYYGPFQVEDIVGKVAYKLTLPDTTKIHKVFHVSQLKAFRGNLPAAPHIPNWMQGLSSDGTIQPAAVLERRIVKRQNKATMQYLVHWEGFPIHDATWEFAEVIEQQYPEFIQKIAKT, via the coding sequence ATGAGTGAGAAGATATCACCCAAGTACTATGGACCTTTTCAGGTGGAAGACATTGTGGGCAAGGTTGCGTATAAATTGACTCTTCCTGACACTACTAAAATTCATAAAGTATTCCATGTGTCTCAGTTGAAAGCATTCAGAGGAAATCTTCCTGCTGCACCTCATATTCCAAACTGGATGCAAGGGCTTTCTAGTGATGGTACTATTCAACCAGCAGCTGTGTTGGAAAGAAGGATTGTAAAGAGGCAAAACAAAGCTACAATGCAGTACTTGGTACATTGGGAAGGGTTTCCAATACACGATGCCACATGGGAATTTGCTGAAGTAATTGAGCAACAGTATCCTGAGTTTATCCAGAAGATAGCTAAGACTTGA